The genomic region AGGACAAAATCGCTATTGAGCATGTAAAGAGCCTGTGCAGCGGTATTATTTGCCTCGCGTACCGATGAACTGGTCATTGATGCAGGGAAATCAAAAGCTTGTAAGATATCCGGTAATTGATCTCGTACTATGGGGATATACACGGAGCGGTAAGGAGCTGCTATATCTATTTCAAGTCGCTTCGCTCTGCCCAATGTTACTTGACCCAGCTTTGCTAGGTCTGAAGCAATAGGAGGAGTAATATCGATCTTGCCTGCGATTTGAAGAATAGAATCACGAATGGCTTCGGCTTCAAGCTTCTTAGGTTCCACTCGCCAAAAATACTTGTTATCGGGATCAGTTTTGAAATTAGTAGCCTTATAGGTTGAACTACTTTGATAGGCTCGACTTAAGACGATGCTTCTCACAAGGTTTTTTACTGACCAATCTTCTTTCATGAAGTCAAGAGCTAGGTAATCCAAGAGTTTTTGATTGCTGGGCAAAGATCCTGTTTTACCAAAATTGTCGGGACTTCTAACGAGTGCTTGACCCATTAATTTCATCCAGATTCGATTGGCCATAACGCGAGCCGTGAGGGGGTTATCCTTAGAGCTAATCCAGTAAGCTAATTCTTTGCGACCATTTGTCTTATCTCCAATTTCAATATTTTTCGGATTGATGATTTGTACAAAGCCTCTGGGGATTTCTTGCCCTGGGCGGTTGACCTCACCCCTTTCAAGTATTTTGGCATTTGTTAAAGTGCTAGGCTGCATTCCCATACAAAAGGAAATGGGCTGGCCATTGGCATCAACCGAATTGATTTGTTCTTGTACTGCGTAGAATTGATTTTGAGTTTTGCCAATATCTCTTTGTAAGCTCTGAGCATCTTTTCCAGTATTATTCTCCATGGCATTTCTACGGCTCATGCGTGCTTGGCGCATTTTACTCTCCGCATCCTTAAGTTTATCTTTGAGTTGAGCTAATTCACTAGGGCTAATCGGCTTGGTGATATTGGGGACATTCTTAGTGGGTAATTTAATCAGTGAGCTGGGATGTCTATTTTGTGCATTGGAAGTCGTGCCATAATAAGTTTTTGAGCTTTGGAAAATTCCCGCTAAAGCATAGTAATCTTTTTGTGGTATGGGATCGAACTTATGATCGTGGCAACGAGCGCAAGAAACCGATAGGCCCATCACTCCTCTAGTGACTAAGTCGATTTGTTCATCGACTAAGTCGGCATTGAATTTTCGTTTATCATCTTCGGGAAGGGCTTTTGAACCAAGAGCAAGAAAACTTGTCGCCACTAAGTTATTTACCCATTCTTCGTCAGTTTTTGTTTTGAGTAAGTCACCTGCAATTTGTTCCTGTAGGAAAATGTTATAGGGCTTATCTTGATTAAACGAATCAATAACATAATCTCGATAACGCCATGCGTGGGGATAAGACATATTTCGTCCTTGACCCGTAGTTTCAGCATAGCGAGCAACATCAAGCCAATGACGACCCCATTTTTCGCCGAAGTGGGAACTCATGATCAGTTCATTGGCAGTGTGAGTCATAGCAGATTTAGGATTGTGCTTATAATGACTATTGAAGCGTTCGATTTCTCCAGGAGAGGGCGGCAGGCCAATAAGATCGAAATAAAGTCTGCGCACGAGTTCATTGGATTTAGCTATGGGATTGGGGGTGAGTTTGTGTTCACTTAGGTCGGCATATATGTAGCGATCTATTTCATTTTGACTCCACTCGGGAGAACCATTTTTTTGAGCCGCTTGGTAAGTCGGCTTTTGCATCGACCAAAAATTGCGACCTTCGCGAATATCTTTTTCAGAAACAGTACTTTTAACCGTGATTTTTTCTTGGACTCGTGGATCGGGTGCACCCATGAGGATCCATTTTTTGAAATCTTCAATGACCGCGTCAGGCATCGGTTCTTTGGGTGGCATCTCATAATCGAGATACTTAATCGATTCCCATAAGATTGAATCACCTAAGTTATTTGGGACAATTGCAGGGCCAGTATCGCCACCAGTGAGCAAACCATGTTTTGAGTCTAGGACAAGTCCGCCTTTGACTTTATTTTCTTTATCGGAATGACAGCGGTAGCAATACTTTTCCAAGGCGGGACGAATTTTCTTTTCAAAGAAAGCCATGCCCTCGTTTGCAGAAGTAGTGAGGGTGAAAAATAGTAGTGTGGATAGTAGATATAATTGTTTCATATTTAACCTGAGTTTATAAGTCTTTACATTCTCAATCGCATTAAAGAAAGAAAAGCTTTCACCAAAGGTATATTTTTCACGAAAGTTTTTGAAATGAGTAGCTCAGTAATTCCTTGTGAGGCCACAGATTCAACGAAAAAGTATTCTTTCTAAATTAATAATGGAGTCAAAAGACTTAGGTAATTCATTTGAAAAATGATGCTTTAGAATTCTATGCCATCCATTAGCTTCATTTCATTTCAAGATAAAATCAGCAATTACCGAATAGTGGTCTGAGATTTTATCTGTATCAGGGTCATCGTTGATCACTTTAGCGTAAATACATTGCTTGGCCAGGGGGGTGTGGCGAGGATATAGTCAATGCGTCCACTTGCTTGATATCCTTTTTTCAGAATAGCGGTCGGGAAACTCCCGCGTGAGGGAGCATCTGGTTTCCCTTTGCTTGAGACGAGGTCATCAAGCCCAGCGGCGTGATAGTTGTCCATGACGACGGTATCTCCCTTACCATCTGCTTGGGATCTGGAGTTGAAATCACCTAAAAGAATAATATTCGTACTCTTTTGTTTCAGTATCTCGACTTGGTTGAGGATGTGTTGCTGTTCATGAAGGCGATCTTTTGTTTTAAATGGATTGTGGTGTAAAACTACAAAGTCAACGCCACGGGTTTGGGCTATGATCAAGCCGTGCATATAGGGGTTGTTGTTATTTCTTTCTTCATAAACGGAGATATTTGAAAGTGGTGTTTTCGAGGTAATTCCCACATTGTAAGCACTTTTGGAATTGCACAGCTTAACGTATTCATGACCCCATGTTTTAGCCATCACCGCTAGTTGTTGTTCACTAAAGCCATTCAACTCCTGCAATGCAACTACATCTGGATTTTTGGCCGCAATCCATTGCTTTGCAAGTTTTAGTCGTGCAGGGTCAAGTTTTGCCTTTCTTGATGGATTTACTTTAAAGCCAATCCATATGTTGTAAGAGATTACCCGAAATGCGCTACTTGGTTTTTGGCCTTTGGCCTCGGTCGCATTGATAGACAAGCTAAGGAATAGGGCGGTGATGATTGTAGAAAAATTTCTGATGATTGCAGTGCGCATATGACTATCCTTATTACGTTCAATGTGTAGTGATATACGCAGCTATTTCGGGTGTATTACTTTCTTGATGAAAAAAAATAATGCTTCTTTTTTAATAATATAAAACGCCGTAGGTGCTCCTTATGGTGTAGCCAGGGAGGTAGTATGCGGGCGAGACGCCCGCGGCCCCAGTAAAAATGAGGGCGAGACGCCCGCGACCCGAGCTTATCAAATTAAGGACTTCATTAGAATGGAGTCCTTTTATATTAGATTAATATTGATTCGTACGCAGTAGTACAAGTGTACAGGCTTCGAGGACATCTGTATTAGCATCCGCAAATTTTTGCATGAGTTCGGGATCTTCCGTTCCAGGGTTAAAAATGATACGTTTGGGTTTGAGTTGGATGAGGTCCTGTACAATAGCTTCGAGCCGACTTGGTCGAACATAAAGTGTTATGGTATCAATATCGTCTTCAATCTCATTGAGAGCAGTGAAGACCTTGCGATCGTCAATCTGTCTTCCCAATGGATTATAAAGAAGTGTTGGATGGCCTGCAGAATCTAGTGCATGCATGGCCATGTTGGCATAGCTCGAACTTCTGGGACTAGCGCCAATGATGAGTGTAGTTTTCAAAAAATTCTCCAAAATTAATTTCTTTAAGTATAAGCCGAACCATGTGTTATTAAAACTATATTTGATTCCTTATTTATATAGCTCACGGATTCAGGTGATAGTCAGATTATGGATATTTTTCTTAAGGAGAGAGGGTGTTTATAGCGAAAAAGATTGACATTGAGCTGAAATTTATGTAATGTATTGAAAATAAGTAAGTTAAGGTTTTTATGAAACTTCTATTAACAATGATACTACTGTTTATATGCAACAGCTGTACAATAGGGCCAACAACGGCCTATCTAGGAAATAGCTTAGATGTACACTCTAGGGATAGAAACTTCCCTCTAGGTAGAATGCTGTCTTTAGAGGGGGGTATTACAAATGATAATAAGTTTATTATAAACAAAATGAGTCCTCCCAAAAACCATATTCTGACTGCGAACGGAAAACCCTTAATAGAAGGGTCGATCCAAAAACTTGATGGACAGTATATTTTTAGTGATAAAGTTAAAGGTGAAATAGTGAGACCGATAGCCATATATACAAAAGATCAAATGCCTCAGGAAAACGAGGAATATTTAAAGATTATTAAGGTGCAAAAAGAAAGTCTTCAAATGAAGTATCGAGACCCTGAGCAAAATATTCATCTACTCAATATATCATTGAACTATCGTAAAAAACCTCACTATATGAAATCTACTGCCTATACAATTATTTATCCTTTTGTATTTGTGGTTGATGCTGTTATCGCAACTGCATTCGGACGCTGTGTGGTACCTGAAAAGAAACGTAAATGAATCCCATTATAGCGCGCTAAATCCTAGGTAAATTGAGTGTGTGGAGATGGCCCGAATATGAAAAAGTGCCTTTAGCAAGATACGGACGTGTGGGTAAATGCTTTTTATTCGCCTGTCTGGAAAGATCCTTGACCAGGCGACTAAGAGACTTTGCCCCTCGCTATGGGTAGTCGTGAAAATAAGCAATTAATTTTGAACAGTGGTATTTTGTAGTTTTTTAGATAGGAAGCTGCAAGTAAGTAAAAAACAAAGAGATCCTACTAGGCAGGCATTGAGTCCACCAAAATGAAATAATAATCCGGAGAGCAGGGTACCAAAAAGTCTACCTATGGCATTGGCCATATAGTAGAAACCTACGGTCATAGCGGCTTTATCTTTGTTCGCAAAAGCTAAGATGAGGTAGGAATGTAAAGAGGAGTTGAGAGCGAAAACAAAACCAAAAATCAGTAAGCCAATTATAAGTAAATAAGAATGTTGGGGGAAAAGTACAGAGCAAAATAATAAGCTTAGCATACTGATACAAAGAAAAATAGAGAGATTAAATGCGGTCTTGGTATCGCGTTTTTCAGCTAATAATTTAGGCGCAAAAGTTTGGACTATACCATAGCCTATAATCCAACTGGCATGGAAAGTACCTATCTGGGTATAAGACCATTCTAAGACTTGGCGCATGAATACGGGCAGAGCGACGACAAACCAGATGTCCCTTGCACCAAATAAAAAGACACGAGCACCCGCTAAAAGGTTTATTTTTTGTCCTTGTTTAAAAAGATCTTTGAGTCGATTTTTACTCTTGATCTGTCCCATATTGCCTTTGAGGCAAGCAAGGACTAGAATTAAAATAATAAAAATCATGAGCGCCATGATTTTCAAGGAACTTTGAAAACCACAAGATTGGAGGAGAAAAGCTCCGAAGAAAAAGCCAAGACCCTTGATTGTATTTTTTGATCCCGTGAGAATAGCCGTCCACTTAAAGAGTTGTGAAGACTTATCGGGGATTAAGAACTTCACCGCTGTTTTTGAGCTCATTTTGGTGAGGTCTTTGGCAATACCTGAGAGTGCCTGTGTCCCCATGACAAAAGTCAATGAGAGTGCGAGAGACCAATTCTGGTTCAAGAAGGATAGTAGTACTAAAGCAATTACTTGTAATGAGAGCCCGTAAATGAGGCTTTTTTTAAGACCATGTCTTTGGGCAAATAAGCCACCAAATAAATTGGTGAGAACCCCGCAGAATTCATAGAGTAAAAAAACAAAAGAGAGTTGAAGAGGGCTATAGCCTAAATCGTGAAAGTATAAAAGGCAGAGCATGCGCAGGGCGCCATCTGTAAGCATGAAGCTCCAGTAGGCAGCCGTTACAATGCAATAGTCTTTTATATTTTTCATAGGAAGAGGGGTCTTAGATGCTTTTTACAACTTTTCCAAGTAAATCTACCATGCGGTTGATGTAGCCAATTTCATTATCATACCAAGCGAGAACTTTGACTTGTGTACCATCAATAACAAGAGTGGAAAGAGCATCAATAACGGAAGAACGTTTTTCATCTTTATAATCAACTGAAACTAAAGGCTTTACTTCATAGCCTAAAATATCTTTGAGGTAAGTTTCGGATGCTTCTTTAAAAAACTGGTTAACTTCTTCAATAGTCGTGGGACGCAAAACCTCAAAAACACAGTCGGTAAGAGAACCATTAAGAAGTGGGACACGTACGGCCAAGCCATTAATTTTTCCTTTTAATTCAGGATAAATGACTGTGATAGCCGTGGCAGAACCGGTACTAGTGGGGATAAGAGATTCTCCACAGGCACGTGCGCGACGCAAATCTTTGTGGGGAGCATCAATAATGGTCTGGGTATTAGTGATATCGTGAATCGTGGTCATGCAAGCATGCTTAATGCCGAGTTTTTCGTTAATCACTTTCACGACGGGTGCTAAGCAGTTAGTTGTACATGATGCTGCAGTAATAATATTTTGACTACCATCATAAAGATGGTCATTGATTCCGTAGACAATATTGAGTGCACCATCTTCTTTGACTGGGGCAGAAACAAGGACTTTTTTAATACCTTGTTCAAAGTAGGGATTTAAACTCTCGATACTTTTATGAACACCCGTACACTCCATGAGCAAGTCAATATTTTTTGAAGCCCAGTCGAATTCTGCAGGGCTACTCGCATTTGAAAACGAAATTTCTTTGCCATTGACAATAATTGAGTTTTCAGTGAAAGTTATATTGCGATCCCAGCGACCATGAACGGAATCATATTCCAGTAGGTGTGCGGCACATTCAGCATTTCCGTGTAATTCATTTATGTGAACAATATTGAATTGATCACGATCAAAAGCTTCGCGAAAAGCCAGTCGGCCCATGCGGCCAAAGCCATTTATAGCAATGTTTATAGACATTATAAATCCTTAGAATAATTAATTTTGTTATTATATAGTCATCTAGAGATGTTAAGGCAAGGTCAAAATTTATGTATTTTTCTGTTAAGACAGGCTAAAAAGAGATAGAAAAATTTGTTTTAGATAAGAGCACGAAATGAATATTCTTAATCGTTATAGTAATTGAAGATAAAATATATAGGAAATTATTCATAAGTCAGCTCACAGATTTAGGTGTTAGATATACTGTCAAAGTTGATTTCAAGCTATCTAGATTTTAAATAAATAGGGTGAGAAAAGTTTTCACCCTATTTATAAGCATTTTAAAATTTATTTATTTTGCGAGCTGAACAAGTACTTCACGTGCCTGAGAAGCATCAGTAATAGCTTCGTCGAAACAGATACGAAGGTGTTTACTGCCAGCGATGGTGATATCAATCCCCTCATTATCAATTCCCGTCATGAGGTAATCTTCTTGCGCATTATCGAGTTTGAGGTCTTTACAATATTTCACGAGTGAAGAACGATGATCATCGTTCATGTGATCTAAAATGCGAGCTTCTGTTTCGTAATCAAAAACTGATTCAAGCTCGATTTCGTCATTTTCGAGCCACCAAATTTTGCCAAAGCCTTCGATATAACGACTGCGAACTGGTTCAAGAACATAGAAATTAAAATCGTGAGTCTGGAAGTAATGTTTTGCGTGAGAGAATTTACGAAGGTAGCGTTCTTTGGCTTCAGCTTCATCCTCAGTAATAACACGCGCATCGGCAAGGTAGGTGAGGCGAGCATTAGCTTGCACATCACGAGCTTGACTTGTTGCGGTGATCGTGAGAGAAACACGTTTATCGGCATTTATATTTTTTGTATGCTGAGCAATTTCAGAAATAAGAATAACTGGACGTCCTAACTTATCCAAAGAATAAGGTGTGACTGAACCGAAAGGGTAGCCTGGAACATCGAGTGAATGAGTGGAGAGGACCCCGTCTTTTTCAGCTTTTAGTAAACCGCGGCCATTTTTTGCTTTAATCGTGAATTTATTGTCATTACTCATATTATTTTCCTTTTGTTTGATAGAGCTTTGAGTACACCCCATTTTGATTGATAAGTTCGTCATGTAATCCACTTTGGATCATACTTCCGTTTTCAAATACTTTGATACTATCAGCCTGCTTAATAGCACTGAGGCGATGAGCAATCGTAATACATGTTCTATTGTGTAAAAATGCTTTGAGTCTTTGCAATACCTTTGCTTCGGTCTCTGGATCTAAGGCAGAAGTAGCTTCATCAAGAATCACTACTTGTGGTTTACGTAAAACCATGCGCGCAATAGCCAAGCGTTGGCGTTGACCACCAGATAATTTCAGTCCTTTGTTGCCCACGCTGGTATCAAGACCTAGTTCTTGAGCCCGAATGAATTCATCTAAGCAAGCAACTTCTAATGCTTGCCAAATTTCACTATCCTCCGCTATTTCACCCATGAGGATATTTTCGCGAATACTAGAATGGAATATTCCTGGGGCTTGTAGAACAACGCCTATATTGTCACGTACTTTATCGAGGCCAATATCGAGGATGTCCATACCGTTAAATAAGACAGAGCCCTGATCCGCTTTATAAAGACCTGTGATCATTTGAACTAAGGTACTTTTGCCTCCACCAGTTGCACCAACTATGGCAATATGTTGGCCTGCGGGGATTTTGAAACTCACTTTGTTGAGAACTGGAATGCCTTTTTGATAACTGAAACTCACATCCTTGAACTCAATATCTATATTATCGCCATAGATAAACTCAATACCTTTACTCTTTCCTTTATTTTCCTCTTCTTCATTCATGAATTTGTTCAGTCGCTCTAAAGCAGCTGAAGCGGCAAACCATGAATATTGAATTGTAATTAAGTTTTGTACGGGGGTCATCATGACCCAAAGGTAACTAAAAACGGCAATCATTTCGCCAACACTTAGGTCCACACTCGTGAAAGCAATATAAACTGCAGCAGCTCTAAAAAGATCAAAACCCATAAGGAAAATGACAAAGCTTCCACGTGAAGCGGCATCGCTTTTCCATCTCGAGTTAATCGTAGTGTCACGCATATTAGCTGCGGAATCAATAATTTTATTAAGGAAAAAACGATCCCGGCGACTGATGCGTAATTCGTGCATAGCATCCAGGAAATCGGTCAGTTTTTCTTGAAAAGAAGCAATAGCTTTATTTTCACTTCTCTTTAACTTTTTAACTTTCTTACCCATTTTTATGGTCGCGAAAACGACAATAGGATTGAGGATTAAAATAAAGAGTCCGAGCTGAACATTAATCCACAGAAGAATGGCCGCAGTAGCGATGAGTTGAAGGATAGAAAGGATGAGCTGACTAATAGTTTTGGAAATGAATTGTTCTACCGTATCGACATCATTGGTAAAAAGAGCAGCTGTTTTGCCACTACCAGTATTTTCGAAATATTTAATGGCTACATTTTTGAGCCGTTTGAGAAGCTTTATTCGAAGGTCATGACAGATGGCTTGAGATAATCGAGTGAATATTTTACTTTGTAGAATATTTAAAGACAAACTCATGAGCCGAAGCAAGACAGTGAGGAAAAGAGTGATGGCAATAAAACTCGTGGCCTCGTGCATGGATTCGGGTAAAATGATCTTGAGTTTATTCAGGAGCTTTCCTGGACCATTCAACAAGAGATCATCTATTAATAAAGGGATGAGCAAGGGTTGAAGTACCGTTGTGAAAGCAGCTGCAACGGCACAAATATGTGCTTTGATCAAAATTGATTTATCTTTGAATAGAAGTGCTTTAATTGTATTAAAGTTGATATTTTGTTTCGTCATTTTTTTACCCTCGGATTATAGATCAGTATTTGATCATCTTCCTTGCGGATATCTACATTGATATTAAAAACTTTAGCAATTTTTTCTTGGCTTAAAATTTCTTCCGTATCTCAATAAAACTTAATTTTTCCTTCGTGAAGAAAGGCAATTTGATCTGCATAGGCGGCGGCTAAATTGAGATCGTGCACTATAACAAAGACTGCGGTACCTTGTTCGAGGGCTTTCTCGGGTTATTTTTATTCAACTGTTCGACCTGCTTTCACCTTATCAAAAGAAAGGTTTTGGCTATACAATTAATCAATCAATCAATCAATTAGTATAAATAAGAAAGCTCATAAACACTAAGTATCTAGAAACACAATGAGAACCCGGATGTGCAAATGAGATAATATCTCATCTTTTGATTTGAAATATACTAATTGAGATTTAGTATCAGTTAAGTTATATATAATAGGATATGAAATGAATAATAAGATGACCATGACTTTTATGGCTATTTTTACGAGTATAGGAGTAGGTGCGCAAGAGACTGAACTTAAGAGTGATGGACACAATCACCCCGAGCATAATATGGCCAATACTTACTTAAAAAATGAAAATAGTGATCTCAAATCGGGAAGTAATAGGCATACTGACGGTGGTAAATTAGATAGTTTTTTGGGCATGGAAGAATATTTCAAGGTGTCTGGGGTTCTTGGCGTTTATAGTCAAACAATGGATGACCAAGATGCAAACATTGATCGAGATGAATTTTCAAATCTCTACGGTAGTCTACATTTAGAAACAGTAGAATGGGAAGGTTTTAGATTTGGCTTAACGGGACTTTTTAATCAAGAATTAAATGATCATAATGATAATTATGGTGACTACTATAATCAGAAAAAAGCTATTCTTTCAGAAGCCTTCCTTAAGTATAATTATGAACAAACTGAATTTACTCTTGGTCGTCAGGGTGTCGATTGGCTTATGCTCGGCGATTACTTTGAAGGTGTATTTATAGAGTCTGAAGCAATTGAGAACTTCTTAATTAGAGCTGCGTGGGTACAAAAGGGTGCCGTACTTGATCCAGACGAAGTCATTGACTATACAGACCTTAATGATAGTGATGGAGTTTATGGCACTGAGATCACTTATACAGGAATAGACGGACTTGCAGTGACGGGTTTATATTACCATGCACCGGATGCCTATGATATTTTCGGTGGTGAAGTCTTCTTAGAAAATGAGATTACTGAAGACTTTAGTAATGCTTTCTTAGTTCAATATTTTGTTACAGATGAAAAAGAAAGTTACGATGATTACCCTGGTGGTGATGGCTCTATTATTCACATTAATAATACTGTGACTTATAGAAATTTGAGCGTCGGAGCAGGTTATATTGAAGCAGATGAAGATGGGGGAGCAGGCAGTATGCTTAACAACCCTTGGGACCCATTTGACGAGGATACTCACACCGATCGTCCCAATGCATCTACTTGGTATGTACAAGCTGAGTATGCTGTAACAGATGACTTGACACTTATGACTATATACGGAGAGAGTGACACTGATGAAGGCAATGGCGACGCTAAATTTAAAGAATTTGATATAGGTCTTGCTTATCAATTACGTGAAGATGTAATGGTAGAAGCGACTTATGTACACTTAACAACTACAGATGATGCTGATGAAGGTTTTGATAAACTTTGGCTCAATGTCACTTACGCATTTTAATTTAAAGGAATAAACAATATGAAATCACTCGTACTTCAATTTAGTTTCTTACTCTCAATCAACCTTGTTGCCTCGGCACATGATCATACCGAAAGTGTGGCACAGAATCATGCGCAAGTCGTTTACCTTTCCTATATGGATACTTTGCAAGACGCGCAAAACTTACAAAAACAAATTAATCAATTTTCAGAAAAACCAAGTGAAGCAAGTTTAGAGCAAGCTAAGAAGGCTTGGTTGCAAAGTCGTGAATCTTATGGTCAGACAGAAGCGTTTCGCTTTTATGATGGTCCCATTGATTTCGCTAATGAGAAAACTGGTGAAGAAGGTCCAGAAGGAGAACTCAATGCTTGGCCAGTGAATGAAGCATTCATGGATTATGTTAAAGGAGCGCCTACATCAGGGATTATTAATTCCGACAAAGAAATTACTTTGGAATTGATCAATTCATCTAATATCAAAAATGATGAAGCTGACGTAACGACTGGTTATCACGCCATTGAGTTTTTACTCTGGGGTCAAGATCTAAGTTTAGAATCTGCAGGAATTCGTCCTGCGAGTGATTATAAAAAAGGTGATAAAGTTAATGAACGCCGTCGTTTATACTTAAACTTAATCACCCAAAAATTAATCAGTGATCTCCAGTATTTAGTGACTGAATGGACTCCAAAAAAAGATAACTTCCGTAAAAGCTTTGAAAAACAAAGTGATGAAGAAACTTTGAGCTTACTTTTAACTTCACTCGCTACTCTAAGTGCCTTTGAAATGGGCTCTGAACGTATGGGTACGGCTTTGGATTCAGGTGATCAAGAAGATGAACATTCTTGCTTTAGTGATAATACTCACAGAGATTTTATCACCAATCAAGTCGGTATGATGAATGTATACTTTGGGAATTACGGATCTTATCACGGTAAAAGCCCCAAAGAAATTTTGGCGAAAAAAGATGAAAAATTAGCAAACAAAATCACAAAGGCATTGAAAAAAACTGCTGATGCTTTAGTACTTATCCCCGCGCCAATTGATCGTGTATTAGCCTCTGAAAAAGGAAGTGAAGCAAGAGAGATAATGGAAGCTGCCATAAGCGCCCTTAACGAACAAGCGGAGTTGTTTGTTGAAGCAGGTAAAGTATTAAAAGTTGATGTTAAAATCATAGCCGAGTAGAAAAAATATGCGCACTCGATTGACCTTAGTTCTTTTATTGCTATCATGTTTTATTTGGGCTGAAAACTCTGAAAAACTTGGTGGTGATTTAACTGTATACAAAGAGAGTAAATACTCTTTTGGCATGAGTGCGCCAAATATTCCCATCAAAAATTTACGCGATTTTGCCTTTGGCAATCGCATGTTTAACACGAATTGGGTCACGGCACCTAGCAGTGTTCCCAGTTTAGACGGTTTAGGACCACTCTTTAATAGAGTCGCTTGTTCTCAATGTCATTTGCGCGATGGTCGTGGTCGTGCCCCTCATGATTCAAATGAAATGATGAACTCAATGCTGGTGCGGATGAGTGCGATCAATGAAAAGGGCGAAGTAATTGATCATCCTATTTATGGTGGCCAATTGAGTGATCGCGCGATTCAAGATTTAAAAGCAGAAGCTCGCGTGCGAGTTTCTTGGCATGAAAGCCAAGGGCAATTTGCGGATGGCCAAACTTATTCTTTGCGTAAACCGCAATACAAATTCGAGTTCTTTCGGGGCGATGCGGGTGAATTTTTATTTTCACCTCGGGTAACGCCTGCAGTCTATGGCCTTGGTCTTTTAGAAGCCTTAGATGAAAAAAGTATTTTAACTCATGCAGACCCGGAAGATCAGGATGGTGACGGCATTTCAGGTAAAGCTAATTACGTATGGGATGCAGTTTCTAAGAGTACCCAGTTGGGACGCTTTGGCCTAAAAGCGAATGCTCCCAACCTCTTGCATCAAAATACGGGAGCCGCTAATGGTGATATAGGCTTGACCAGTAAATATTTTCCGAAGAAGAATCACCAAGTCATACATAAAGATTTAGAAAATCATAAAAGAGCAGGTTTCGACCTATCCGAAGAGCAAGCTCGACGCTTAACTTTATATATCCAGAGCTTAGGTGTTCCCGTTCGTAGAAATATGGATGATGAACAAGCAAAGCAGGGGGAAAAGTTTTTTAAGCAAATTAATTGTCAGTCATGCCATGTGGAATCTTTCACAACTGGGAAAGATCATGAATTAGAGTTTTTGCGTAATCAGCAAATTTTTCCTTA from Lentisphaera profundi harbors:
- a CDS encoding di-heme oxidoredictase family protein, yielding MRTRLTLVLLLLSCFIWAENSEKLGGDLTVYKESKYSFGMSAPNIPIKNLRDFAFGNRMFNTNWVTAPSSVPSLDGLGPLFNRVACSQCHLRDGRGRAPHDSNEMMNSMLVRMSAINEKGEVIDHPIYGGQLSDRAIQDLKAEARVRVSWHESQGQFADGQTYSLRKPQYKFEFFRGDAGEFLFSPRVTPAVYGLGLLEALDEKSILTHADPEDQDGDGISGKANYVWDAVSKSTQLGRFGLKANAPNLLHQNTGAANGDIGLTSKYFPKKNHQVIHKDLENHKRAGFDLSEEQARRLTLYIQSLGVPVRRNMDDEQAKQGEKFFKQINCQSCHVESFTTGKDHELEFLRNQQIFPYTDLLLHDMGADLADNRPDGLANGFEWRTPPLWGLGLHKMVNGNDYFLHDGRARTIEEAILWHGGEAEASRDAYKKLNKEERESLMKFLKSL
- a CDS encoding HugZ family protein, translating into MSNDNKFTIKAKNGRGLLKAEKDGVLSTHSLDVPGYPFGSVTPYSLDKLGRPVILISEIAQHTKNINADKRVSLTITATSQARDVQANARLTYLADARVITEDEAEAKERYLRKFSHAKHYFQTHDFNFYVLEPVRSRYIEGFGKIWWLENDEIELESVFDYETEARILDHMNDDHRSSLVKYCKDLKLDNAQEDYLMTGIDNEGIDITIAGSKHLRICFDEAITDASQAREVLVQLAK
- a CDS encoding imelysin family protein; translated protein: MKSLVLQFSFLLSINLVASAHDHTESVAQNHAQVVYLSYMDTLQDAQNLQKQINQFSEKPSEASLEQAKKAWLQSRESYGQTEAFRFYDGPIDFANEKTGEEGPEGELNAWPVNEAFMDYVKGAPTSGIINSDKEITLELINSSNIKNDEADVTTGYHAIEFLLWGQDLSLESAGIRPASDYKKGDKVNERRRLYLNLITQKLISDLQYLVTEWTPKKDNFRKSFEKQSDEETLSLLLTSLATLSAFEMGSERMGTALDSGDQEDEHSCFSDNTHRDFITNQVGMMNVYFGNYGSYHGKSPKEILAKKDEKLANKITKALKKTADALVLIPAPIDRVLASEKGSEAREIMEAAISALNEQAELFVEAGKVLKVDVKIIAE
- a CDS encoding ABC transporter ATP-binding protein — encoded protein: MTKQNINFNTIKALLFKDKSILIKAHICAVAAAFTTVLQPLLIPLLIDDLLLNGPGKLLNKLKIILPESMHEATSFIAITLFLTVLLRLMSLSLNILQSKIFTRLSQAICHDLRIKLLKRLKNVAIKYFENTGSGKTAALFTNDVDTVEQFISKTISQLILSILQLIATAAILLWINVQLGLFILILNPIVVFATIKMGKKVKKLKRSENKAIASFQEKLTDFLDAMHELRISRRDRFFLNKIIDSAANMRDTTINSRWKSDAASRGSFVIFLMGFDLFRAAAVYIAFTSVDLSVGEMIAVFSYLWVMMTPVQNLITIQYSWFAASAALERLNKFMNEEEENKGKSKGIEFIYGDNIDIEFKDVSFSYQKGIPVLNKVSFKIPAGQHIAIVGATGGGKSTLVQMITGLYKADQGSVLFNGMDILDIGLDKVRDNIGVVLQAPGIFHSSIRENILMGEIAEDSEIWQALEVACLDEFIRAQELGLDTSVGNKGLKLSGGQRQRLAIARMVLRKPQVVILDEATSALDPETEAKVLQRLKAFLHNRTCITIAHRLSAIKQADSIKVFENGSMIQSGLHDELINQNGVYSKLYQTKGK
- a CDS encoding Opr family porin, translated to MNNKMTMTFMAIFTSIGVGAQETELKSDGHNHPEHNMANTYLKNENSDLKSGSNRHTDGGKLDSFLGMEEYFKVSGVLGVYSQTMDDQDANIDRDEFSNLYGSLHLETVEWEGFRFGLTGLFNQELNDHNDNYGDYYNQKKAILSEAFLKYNYEQTEFTLGRQGVDWLMLGDYFEGVFIESEAIENFLIRAAWVQKGAVLDPDEVIDYTDLNDSDGVYGTEITYTGIDGLAVTGLYYHAPDAYDIFGGEVFLENEITEDFSNAFLVQYFVTDEKESYDDYPGGDGSIIHINNTVTYRNLSVGAGYIEADEDGGAGSMLNNPWDPFDEDTHTDRPNASTWYVQAEYAVTDDLTLMTIYGESDTDEGNGDAKFKEFDIGLAYQLREDVMVEATYVHLTTTDDADEGFDKLWLNVTYAF